AGGGGTGTGCGCTTCGACGAGGACCTGAAAGCCGCGATCGCGCGCGGCGGCGAGCAGCTCTTCGAGGTCGTCGACGAACCGTGCGATGAGCAACGCGACATCGGCCTCGACGACGTCTAGTTGCGCCTCTCGGAGGATGAAGTCCTTCCGGAGGACGGGCACGTCGACGGCTTCTCTGACGGCCTCGAGCGTCTCCGGTGCGCCGCCGAAGTGCTCCGGTTCGGTCAGCACCGACAGCGCCGCTGCGCCGCCGTCGACCATCGCCTCGGCGAGTTCGACCGGATCGTCGGTTCGCTCGCCGTCGGTGGTCGGGCTGGTCGGCTTCACCTCGGCGATGAGCGGGACGCGGCCATCGGTTTCGGCCGCGGCGAGCGCGTCCGGGAGCGATCGCGGCGTGACGGACAGCGGCTGATCGCCGCCCGTTCGCCCCTCGGCGGCCTCGAGGATCGACTGGACCGCCGGCGCAACCTCCTCACGAGTGTTCATTACTGTACATTAACGGACTCATTTGCACAAAAGAGTTGCGTCTCGGCGGCGCGAGGCGGTCGCTGGACGGTGAGATAAAACCGAGGTGCGAACGCGCGCTCGCGTCTACAGAGCCGGCGCTGCGCCGCCGAAATCCTCGATGAGTGCAGGAACGACCTCGAAGAGGTCGTCGACGATGCCGTAGTCCGCGATGTCGTAGATCGGCGCGTTCGGGTCGGTGTTGATCGCGACGATCGTATCGGCGCCCTTCATGCCGGCGACGTGCTGGACCGCCCCGGAGATCCCGATCGCGATGTACACGTCCGGCGTGACGACCTTTCCGGACTGGCCGACCTGACGGTTCTGCGGCAGCCAGCCGTTGTCGACGATCGGTCGCGACGAGGACAGCGTCGCGCCGAGCGCGTCCGCGAGCGCCTCGATCAGCGGGATGTTCTCCTCCTCTTCGATCCCCCGACCGACCGACACCAACACGTCGGCTTCGGTGATGTCGACGTCGCCGCCTGCGACCTCCTCGAATCCGTTGACCGTCGATCCGAGCGCCGACGCGTCGATGTCGGCCTCGAAGGCCTCGATCGACGCGTCGCCGGGTTCCTCGGCGACCGGCCACTCGGCCGGCCGGATCGTCAGCACGTACTGCTCGGAGTCGACGTCGTAGGTCGTTTCGACCTTCCCGCCGTACTGTTCGCGGGTGATCTCGACCGGTTCGTCGCCCTTCAGACCGATCACGTCGGTCACGAGCGGAAGGCCGAGCGATCCGGCGACGGCCGGCCCGTAATCGAGTCCGTTGACCGAGTTCGGCAACAGCAGCGCCCTCGGCGCGAGTTCGGCGTGTAGCTGCTCGATCGCCTGCGTGTAGACGCCGTGGTTGAACTCCTCGCCCTCCGCGACAGTGTAGATCGCGTCGACACCCTCGCGGTCGAGCTCCTCGGCGAAGCCATCGACGTCGCCGCCGATGATGGCGACGGCGAGATCGGTGCCGTGTTCGTCAGCGAGTTCACGGCCGGCGGTAACGAGTTCGAAGGAGACATCGCGCAACTCACCGCGGCGGTGTTCGGCGACGGCAAGCACGGTCATCCTTCGACCACCCCCTTGTCACGGAGGAACGCCGCGAGTTCGCTCGCTGTCTCCTCGGGGCTGCCCTCCCAGACGACGGCGTCGCTCTCGGATTCGGGCTCGTACATCGAGGTGCGCTCGACGGGCGAATCGACGACGCTCTCGTCGAGGCCGACATCGGCGAGCGTCTTCGCGTCGAGGGGCTTCCGCTGGGCCTGCCGGATACCGCGGAGGCTGGCGTAGCGGGGCTCGTTGATCCCGGTCTGAATCGTCAAGACGGCTGGGATGTCGACGTCGGTGAGCTCCTCGATGCCCCCTTCGAGTTCGCGGTGGACGGCGGCCTGTCCCGCCTCGGCGTCGAGATCGAGATCGTTCACGACGGCGGCCCACTCGAAGTCGAGGCGTTCGGCCACGGCGACGCCAGTCGCGCCGTTGGAGTCGTCGCCGGCCTGGA
This DNA window, taken from Natronomonas salsuginis, encodes the following:
- the trpC gene encoding indole-3-glycerol phosphate synthase, which gives rise to MNTREEVAPAVQSILEAAEGRTGGDQPLSVTPRSLPDALAAAETDGRVPLIAEVKPTSPTTDGERTDDPVELAEAMVDGGAAALSVLTEPEHFGGAPETLEAVREAVDVPVLRKDFILREAQLDVVEADVALLIARFVDDLEELLAAARDRGFQVLVEAHTPEEVEAAIDAGATIVGVNNRDLGRLDVDLGTFERVADSIPATARESVTLIAESGITSRDDASRMRAAGADGLLVGSAIMDGDVRTNTERLTDV
- a CDS encoding electron transfer flavoprotein subunit alpha/FixB family protein; this translates as MTVLAVAEHRRGELRDVSFELVTAGRELADEHGTDLAVAIIGGDVDGFAEELDREGVDAIYTVAEGEEFNHGVYTQAIEQLHAELAPRALLLPNSVNGLDYGPAVAGSLGLPLVTDVIGLKGDEPVEITREQYGGKVETTYDVDSEQYVLTIRPAEWPVAEEPGDASIEAFEADIDASALGSTVNGFEEVAGGDVDITEADVLVSVGRGIEEEENIPLIEALADALGATLSSSRPIVDNGWLPQNRQVGQSGKVVTPDVYIAIGISGAVQHVAGMKGADTIVAINTDPNAPIYDIADYGIVDDLFEVVPALIEDFGGAAPAL
- a CDS encoding electron transfer flavoprotein subunit beta/FixA family protein, whose amino-acid sequence is MKILVTVKEVAEVDDEFEISGLDIAEGSLDYDLNEWDDYAVEEAVQISEETDDVEVITVTIGPERAEETVRMALAKGADRAIRVWDDALDEAQFLDVSAKADIIAAVAEEEEPDLVLSGVQAGDDSNGATGVAVAERLDFEWAAVVNDLDLDAEAGQAAVHRELEGGIEELTDVDIPAVLTIQTGINEPRYASLRGIRQAQRKPLDAKTLADVGLDESVVDSPVERTSMYEPESESDAVVWEGSPEETASELAAFLRDKGVVEG